In Nostoc edaphicum CCNP1411, the sequence GTGGGTTAGATGCTGGTGATTTTTGGGTACGTGCAAGTTGTTGAACATACTGCAACACGTCTTTTAGGTGTTGCTCTGGCAGTTGTTCAATAGCGTCAAAGATAGCTTGTTTCATTGTCATGGCAATAGCTCAATGTCGCTTTCAGGTTATTAATATTTTATGTGCTAAAGTGCGGTTCGCTCACACCCAGAAACAATAGCCGAGTTTATTATGTGGATATAGGCACTGCATAACAACTTGCATTACAGGAAATACTAATGGAACGTTCAAAATTAATTGCTATTCTTACAGGCGCGATTTCGATCATTTTAGCGATCGCTTACCTCATCGTAGTCCAACTACTAGACTACCGGGACATGAAACCCGCCCCCATCAGCCAATTTGACCAAGCGCCTGCAATTATTTCTGTTGTTTGGCAGATTGACAAAATTACTAGAGTGTAAACTGCATTTAGCTGACTTGTAGAGAAAGACGCAATCAGTTGCGTCTTTTGTCATTTATGTCAATAAGTAAAAATTCACAATGAGTATTGATGAAACCAACAGTTAATTCATAGATAAAAAGCAATACCTATTATTCATTACTCAAATAGTTGATTATATAAGTTTTATTTAGAGGAATTATCTCAGATTTGTTTAGATAAAGTAATTCCATTTTGTCAAATATAACGGTAAGCTGTTTCTAACAAAATTAAATAAAGATAAATTTGTCTTATCTGCCTAGGGGTAGCTCATCGTAGACATCGCTGGGTTAACAGGGATCAACGCTAGTTGATTCCAAACCCCAACTTTTTGATACAAATTTAGAGGTTAAGTTGATGGCTCAGTTTCTACTTGAGACTGTTTGGCTAGTTCCTTGCTATGCCTTAATAGGCGGCTTGTTAGCAGTGCCTTGGTCACCGGGGATCATTCGGAAAACGGGGCCAAGACCGGCGGGTTATCTAAACTTGGTGATGACATTTTTGGCGTTTGTGCATTGTGCGATCGCCTTACAAGCAACTTGGAATTATCCAGCCCAAGAAGTATTTATACCTTGGTTATCTACAGCTGGTTTAGACCTCACTATTGCTTTGGAAATATCCTCAGTTAGTGTTGGCGCTTTAGTTGTGATTACTGGGTTAAATTTGCTGGCGCAAATTTATGCCATCGGCTACATGGAAATGGATTGGGGTTGGGGACGCTTCTATTCCTTATTAGGAATGTTTGAAGCGGGACTATGTGCCCTTGTTCTGTGTAATGACTTGTTCTTCAGCTATGTAATTTTGGAAATCCTTACCCTGGGAACCTACCTGCTAGTTGGCTTATGGTTTAGCCAGCCGTTGGTAGTCTCAGGTGCAAGGGACGCTTTCTTAACCAAGCGGGTGGGAGACTTATTCTTACTGATAGGCGTATTGGCATTATGGCCCCTCGCCGGAACTTGGAATTACACAGAATTAGCTGAATGGGCGGCTACTGCTAACGTCAACCCGACAACTATGGCACTGGTAAGTTTAGCTTTAATTGCTGGGCCGATGGGTAAATGTGCCCAATTTCCCCTGCATTTATGGCTAGATGAAGCGATGGAAGGCCCAGTTCCCAGTACAATTTTGCGGAACTCGGTAGTAGTAGCTAGTGGTGCATGGGTGCTAATTAAATTGCAACCTGTGTTAAGCATATCGCCCATAGCTTCCTCGGCGATGGTTGTCATTGGTGCGGTGACAGCCGTGGGTGCTTCGTTAATTGCGATCGCTCAAATTGATCTTAAACGCTGCCAATCCTATTCTGTCAGTGCATACATGGGTTTAGTATTTATCGCCGTGGGAGTGCAACAATACGAAGCAGCGCTATTGTTAGTACTCACCCATGCTATATCCGCAGCCCTGTTGGTGATGAGTACTGGGGGAATTATCTGGAATAGCATTACCCAAGATGTCACCCAATTAGGCGGATTGTGGAAGCGTCGCCCGATTTCTGCGATCGCTTTTATCGTCGGGACTTTGGGATTAATTGGTTTTCCACCCCTGGGTAGCTTTTGGGCGCTGATGGAACTAGCAGATGGGTTGTGGGAAACGCAGCCTTGGTTAGTGGGAGTAGTGATCGCGGTAAATGCTTTAACAGCCGTGAGTTTAACCAGAGAATTTGGTTTACTTTTTGGTGGTAAAGCTACACAAATGAGTGAGCGATCGCCTGAAGCACACTGGCCGATGATTCTGCCAATGATGATTTTACTTGGCGTTAGTCTACATCTTCCTTTGATGTTGCAAAGCTTATCACTTTTACCCAATTGGGCAACTCTAAATAAAGATGTCGCACTACTTTTAATTTGGTCGAGTATTTTCGGTTGCAGTATCACTGGCGTGATTTATTTAGGCAATATTCCTAAACCGATTCGCCTGCCTTGGAAAGGCTTACAAGACTTATTGGCATACGACTTTTACACACCCAAACTCTATAAAATGACCATAATTTTTGGAGTTGCCAAAATTTCCCAACTTGCCGATACAATTGACCGCTTTGTAGTCGATGGCATCGTTAATTTTGTCGGTTTATTTTCGCTATTAGGGGGCGAAGGTCTTAAATACAGCACCTCTGGACAAGCTCAATTTTATGCCCTCACTGTCCTATTAGGAGTGAGCGCTTTAGGAATGTGGGTAGCTTGGCCATTTTGGGGAGTGCAGTTTTTAAATTTTGTTTTTCAAATCTCGACAATTGGGTAGCAATAACTATCCTACTAAAAGTTAACAGTTTAATATTGTGAGGAGAATTCCATGAACATACAAAATCCCCAAATCAATTTTTCCAGAAGAGGTTTATTGAAGTTTAGTGCAGGTGCGATCGGTACAGGTGTATTGACAGCCGGACTTAGCTCAAACTTACTTGCAGCCGAAAAAAAAGCCCCTGTAGCGCCAGTAGAAGATGATATTACACCTGATAAGGCACTGCAAGAATTATTAGATGGGAATGACAGATTTGTTAAAGCAAAACGTCGCAATCCCCACCAAACTCAATCACGTTTAGCCGAAGTTGCCAAAGGTCAAAAGCCCTTTGCTTCTATTCTCGGTTGTGCAGATTCACGAGTACCTTCAGAGATTGTCTTCGACCAGGGACTTGGAGATTTATTTGTCTGCCGTATAGCTGGTAATATTGCCACAACACAGCAAATTGGTAGCCTAGAATTTGGCAGCTTAGTGTTAGGTTGCAAAGTCATCATGGTACTTGGACATGAAAGATGTGGTGCAGTAGATGCCGCAATTAAAGGTGCTCAAGTTCCAGGTCAAATTGGAAGTTTGCTTGCGGCGATTAAACCAAGTGTAGAAAAATCAAAAGAAGAATCAGGAGATAAGTTAGAAAACGCTTGTAGAGCAAATATTTTGGCACAAGTGGAAAGATTGAAATCATCGCCAGTTTTATCTGATCTAATCAAGGCAGAAAAGCTGAAAATAGTCGGTGGTTATTACGATTTAGATACTGGGAAAATCAGCGTAGTCGGTTAGCTTTTTTGTCCTTTGTCATTAGTCATTGGTCATTGGCTAAGAGGTTGTTTAAGAAGTGTTTTGCTGTAATTTTAGGCACTTTTAGATCCCCCTAATCCCCCTCTTAAAAAGTCGTATATACACAAGTCTGAAATAGCTTGATTAACCAAGATTTTACCCCACCCTAACCCTCCCCTTGCAAAGGGGAGGGAACAAGATTTTCCGGTTTCCCCCCTTTACAAGGGGGGATTAAGGGGGGTAATTAGACTTGTGTGTACACCGTAGGAACCGGAATCAAAGTCCCCCAATTTATCGGGGGATTTGGGGGGAGCTAAAATTTTTGATACCAACAACATGACTTTTAAAACATCCTCTAAGAGTAGGTCATAAAGGACAAAAAGCAAAAGAAAAAGGACAAAATTACCATGTTAAGTGTTTTGATTTGGCTGCCAATTTTAGCTGCTATTTTCATAGCAGTATTACCTCTAAATATTCCTAATTATCGCGTTCGTTTAATAGCATTACTTTTTTCGGGAATAGTTCTCTTCTGGAACCTTTTTATCCTGCTAAAATTTGATATTAGTAATCCGGGGATGCAATTTAAAGAGTATTTACCCTGGAATGAAACCCTTGGTTTGAGCTATCAATTAGGTGTTGATGGGCTTTCTATCTTGATGTTGGTATTAAATAGCCTACTCACCTGGATTGCTGTTTACAGTAGTAGTAAAGAAACTGAACGCCCCCGACTGTTCTACTCCATGATTTTATTAGTTAGTGGAGGAGTTGCAGGTGCTTTCTTAGCAGAGAATTTGCTGCTATTCTTCCTGTTCTACGAACTAGAATTAATCCCCTTTTACTTACTAATTTCCATTTGGGGAGGAGCAAAACGGGGTTATGCTGGGATGAAATTCCTGATTTATACTGCTGTTTCGGGAGCCTTAATTCTGGCAACATTCTTGGGTATGGTATGGCTGAGTGGTTCTACCAATTTTGCTTTTGATGCCGTCTCTACAGAAAATCTGTCAACAGCAAAACAAATCCTTTTACTAGCAGGAATAGTTTTAGGTTTTGGCATTAAAATTCCCTTAATTCCCTTCCATACTTGGCTACCCGATGCTTATGTTGAGGCTTCAGCACCAATTGCCATTCTTCTCGGTGGCGTGTTAGCAAAGCTGGGAACTTATGGACTGTTGCGATTTGGGTTGGGTATGTTTCCCCATGCTTGGAGTATTATTGCACCGACTTTGGCAATTTGGGGAGCAATCAGCGCTATCT encodes:
- a CDS encoding NADH-quinone oxidoreductase subunit M, whose translation is MLSVLIWLPILAAIFIAVLPLNIPNYRVRLIALLFSGIVLFWNLFILLKFDISNPGMQFKEYLPWNETLGLSYQLGVDGLSILMLVLNSLLTWIAVYSSSKETERPRLFYSMILLVSGGVAGAFLAENLLLFFLFYELELIPFYLLISIWGGAKRGYAGMKFLIYTAVSGALILATFLGMVWLSGSTNFAFDAVSTENLSTAKQILLLAGIVLGFGIKIPLIPFHTWLPDAYVEASAPIAILLGGVLAKLGTYGLLRFGLGMFPHAWSIIAPTLAIWGAISAIYGAVIAIAQKDIKRMVAYSSVGHMGYILLAGAASTPLALVGAVAQMFSHGIILAILFHLVGVVEAKVGTRELDKLNGLMSPIRGIPLISALLVLSGMASAGIPGLTGFIAEFLVFQGSFSAFPIPTILCVVASGLTAVYFVILLNRTCFGRLDNLAYYPKVLWSEKIPALILAAFIIFLGVQPTWLVRWSESTTTTMVAAIPSLEKTVISEVALK
- a CDS encoding carbonic anhydrase — protein: MNIQNPQINFSRRGLLKFSAGAIGTGVLTAGLSSNLLAAEKKAPVAPVEDDITPDKALQELLDGNDRFVKAKRRNPHQTQSRLAEVAKGQKPFASILGCADSRVPSEIVFDQGLGDLFVCRIAGNIATTQQIGSLEFGSLVLGCKVIMVLGHERCGAVDAAIKGAQVPGQIGSLLAAIKPSVEKSKEESGDKLENACRANILAQVERLKSSPVLSDLIKAEKLKIVGGYYDLDTGKISVVG
- a CDS encoding NAD(P)H-quinone oxidoreductase subunit F; translated protein: MAQFLLETVWLVPCYALIGGLLAVPWSPGIIRKTGPRPAGYLNLVMTFLAFVHCAIALQATWNYPAQEVFIPWLSTAGLDLTIALEISSVSVGALVVITGLNLLAQIYAIGYMEMDWGWGRFYSLLGMFEAGLCALVLCNDLFFSYVILEILTLGTYLLVGLWFSQPLVVSGARDAFLTKRVGDLFLLIGVLALWPLAGTWNYTELAEWAATANVNPTTMALVSLALIAGPMGKCAQFPLHLWLDEAMEGPVPSTILRNSVVVASGAWVLIKLQPVLSISPIASSAMVVIGAVTAVGASLIAIAQIDLKRCQSYSVSAYMGLVFIAVGVQQYEAALLLVLTHAISAALLVMSTGGIIWNSITQDVTQLGGLWKRRPISAIAFIVGTLGLIGFPPLGSFWALMELADGLWETQPWLVGVVIAVNALTAVSLTREFGLLFGGKATQMSERSPEAHWPMILPMMILLGVSLHLPLMLQSLSLLPNWATLNKDVALLLIWSSIFGCSITGVIYLGNIPKPIRLPWKGLQDLLAYDFYTPKLYKMTIIFGVAKISQLADTIDRFVVDGIVNFVGLFSLLGGEGLKYSTSGQAQFYALTVLLGVSALGMWVAWPFWGVQFLNFVFQISTIG